A window of Apium graveolens cultivar Ventura chromosome 8, ASM990537v1, whole genome shotgun sequence contains these coding sequences:
- the LOC141678602 gene encoding berberine bridge enzyme-like 24, with protein MKLSASLLPFLVLLSTFCFSSSSATQTDEFLNCLALSNDSSTISALLYTPNNSTFNDALLYSINNLRFAQSSTPKPLVIITPTTESHIQNVIYCTKLTGLEMRIRSGGHSFEGFSYVSSVPFVVLDLRNINKVTADVTTATAWVDSGVTNGELYYYISRATSAYGFPSGLWSNVGVGGILSGGGYGMLRRKYGLAGDQVIDARLIDANGNILTRETMGEDLFWAIRGGGGGSFGVVVSWRVNLVPVPPVVTIFQVFRTIEQDMTNIFFKWQSVAPLFPQELDIRCNGNVVLSENSTRSDNKTVQMSFESLYLGPASEVLAIMGEQFPELGLVEEDLIEVSYIQAMVFFSQFPYNAPPELLLNKTILPRPAFKGRSDFFKQPMPVEGLLGVWDYMFQLPDNQAFLQYTPFGGRMNEISETALPFPYRAGYLYMFNFFAVTCPSLEKCEEETARMDWVRSLDTYLTPYVSSNPRSAYVNYVNIWIGQNNPTGSTSYAQASQWGKRYFGVNFDRLVAVKSVFDPTNFFRHEQSIPVFSLWSDM; from the exons ATGAAGCTTTCAGCATCACTTTTGCCTTTTCTTGTTCTGTTATCAACTTTTTGTTTCTCTTCATCATCTGCAACTCAAACAGATGAGTTTCTCAATTGCCTAGCTCTGTCTAATGACTCTTCCACAATCTCCGCACTTCTTTACACTCCCAATAACTCTACTTTCAACGATGCATTGCTCTACTCCATCAATAATCTCCGATTCGCGCAATCCTCGACTCCGAAGCCTCTGGTTATTATTACACCAACAACCGAATCGCATATCCAAAATGTTATTTACTGCACCAAGTTAACAGGCTTAGAAATGCGAATCAGGAGCGGTGGCCACAGTTTCGAGGGCTTTTCGTATGTTTCATCAGTGCCGTTTGTAGTACTTGACTTGCGCAACATTAATAAGGTCACCGCTGACGTGACAACCGCAACTGCATGGGTTGATAGCGGTGTTACAAACGGTGAACTTTATTATTACATCAGCAGGGCCACTTCAGCTTACGGGTTCCCGTCTGGACTATGGTCTAACGTTGGTGTTGGGGGGATTTTGAGTGGCGGTGGATACGGTATGTTGAGAAGGAAATACGGGTTGGCTGGAGATCAGGTTATCGATGCTCGTTTGATAGATGCTAATGGTAACATTTTAACCAGGGAAACTATGGGCGAAGATTTGTTTTGGGCAATCAGAGGAGGCGGTGGTGGAAGCTTCGGAGTAGTTGTGTCGTGGAGAGTTAATCTTGTGCCTGTTCCTCCGGTTGTGACAATTTTCCAGGTTTTCAGAACTATTGAACAAGACATGACTAATATTTTCTTCAAGTGGCAATCTGTTGCTCCCCTGTTTCCTCAAGAACTCGATATCAG GTGCAATGGAAACGTGGTATTGAGTGAAAATAGTACTAGGTCCGATAACAAGACAGTACAAATGAGCTTCGAATCATTGTACCTAGGACCAGCCAGTGAAGTTCTTGCAATAATGGGAGAACAATTTCCAGAATTGGGATTAGTTGAAGAAGATCTAATTGAAGTTAGCTACATTCAAGCTATGGTATTTTTCTCGCAATTCCCATACAATGCACCACCAGAACTTTTACTAAACAAAACCATTTTACCGCGTCCTGCATTCAAAGGACGTTCAGATTTCTTCAAGCAACCAATGCCCGTAGAAGGACTATTAGGCGTGTGGGATTACATGTTCCAACTTCCCGACAACCAAGCATTTTTACAGTACACTCCCTTCGGTGGTAGAATGAATGAAATTTCAGAAACGGCTCTGCCATTCCCATACCGAGCAGGGTACTTGTACATGTTCAACTTCTTTGCAGTGACATGTCCGAGTCTCGAGAAATGCGAAGAAGAAACTGCAAGGATGGACTGGGTGAGGAGCTTGGACACTTATCTTACTCCTTATGTTAGTAGCAATCCTAGAAGTGCATATGTGAACTATGTGAATATTTGGATTGGCCAAAATAATCCAACAGGGAGTACAAGTTATGCTCAGGCTAGCCAATGGGGCAAGCGTTACTTTGGTGTTAATTTTGATAGGTTGGTTGCGGTGAAGTCAGTTTTTGATCCTACTAACTTCTTTAGGCACGAGCAAAGTATCCCTGTTTTTTCACTTTGGTCGGATATGTAG